One segment of Deinococcus metalli DNA contains the following:
- a CDS encoding DUF4395 domain-containing protein, producing the protein MIGSPSPASSRAARTDLSALRFNQVTVIAVTALAVVLTAPLLTLLLGAAMLLGAVFPDASPLRAAYRALGRPLGLKPDVVDEDPRAHHFAQGVGGTFLLASALVTLAGLPVVGAVLGLVVIALAALNLTKKICVGCLMYFQYRRLRYAILSR; encoded by the coding sequence ATGATTGGCTCGCCCTCCCCTGCCAGCTCCCGTGCGGCCCGCACGGATCTCAGCGCCCTGCGGTTCAATCAGGTCACGGTGATCGCCGTGACGGCGCTGGCCGTCGTCCTGACCGCGCCGCTGCTCACGCTGCTGCTCGGCGCGGCCATGCTGCTCGGCGCCGTCTTCCCCGACGCCTCGCCGCTGCGCGCCGCGTACCGTGCGCTCGGCCGTCCGCTGGGCCTGAAACCCGACGTCGTGGATGAGGACCCGCGCGCCCACCATTTCGCTCAGGGCGTGGGCGGGACCTTCCTGCTCGCCTCGGCGCTGGTGACCCTCGCGGGTCTGCCCGTGGTCGGGGCCGTGCTGGGCCTCGTGGTCATCGCACTGGCCGCCCTGAACCTCACCAAGAAGATCTGCGTGGGCTGTCTGATGTACTTCCAGTACCGCCGCCTCCGCTACGCCATCCTGAGCCGCTAA